GGAGCTCTGCCCGGCCGACCTGGCGCACGTCGCGTGGGCCGCCCAGATGGGCACGGTCGTGTTCCACCCCTGGCCGGTGCGCGCCGCCGACCCCGACCGCCCCGACGAGCTGCGGATCGACCTGGACCCGCAGCCCGGCACCGACTTCGCCGACGCGGCCACCGCCGCCGGTGAGCTGCGCGGGCTGCTGGACGAGCTGGGCGCGACCGGCTGGCCGAAGACCTCCGGCGGCCGGGGCGTGCACGTCTATCTGCGGATCCACCCCCGGTGGACGTTCGTCGAGGTGCGCCGGGCCACCATCGCGCTGGCCCGGGAGCTGGAACGCCGCCGCCCCGAGCTGGTCACCACCGCCTGGTGGAAGGAGGAGCGGGGCCGGCGGGTCTTCGTCGACTACAACCAGATGGCCCGGGACCGGACGATCGCCTGCGCCTGGTCGCTGCGGGCCAACGCGCGGGCCACCGTCTCCACCCCGGTCGACTGGGCCGAGCTGCCCGACGTCGACCCGGACGACTTCCACCTGGGCAGCGTGCCCGCCCGACTGGCCGAACGGGGCGACCCGCACGCCGGGATCGACGACACCCCGTGGGACATCACGCCGCTGCTGGAGTGGGCCGAGCGGGACGCCGCCGCCGGCCAGGGCGACCTGCCCTACCCGCCGGACCACCCGAAGATGCCGGGCG
The Micromonospora sp. R77 DNA segment above includes these coding regions:
- the ligD gene encoding non-homologous end-joining DNA ligase, whose amino-acid sequence is MGARATAEEFEIAGHTVRLSSPDRVIFPERGFTKADVFHYYVAVGEGIMRALRERPTTLQRFPEGIGGEMFFQKRVPARGVPPWVRTAEISFPSGRTAAELCPADLAHVAWAAQMGTVVFHPWPVRAADPDRPDELRIDLDPQPGTDFADAATAAGELRGLLDELGATGWPKTSGGRGVHVYLRIHPRWTFVEVRRATIALARELERRRPELVTTAWWKEERGRRVFVDYNQMARDRTIACAWSLRANARATVSTPVDWAELPDVDPDDFHLGSVPARLAERGDPHAGIDDTPWDITPLLEWAERDAAAGQGDLPYPPDHPKMPGEPKRVQPSKDRDRPRS